The following coding sequences lie in one Gouania willdenowi chromosome 5, fGouWil2.1, whole genome shotgun sequence genomic window:
- the pxmp4 gene encoding peroxisomal membrane protein 4 — translation MAGSDLMRTLLFTVNNLLQQEKHRAALAVLKGFRNGAVYGAKIRAPHALVMTFLFRNGSLKDKFKAILKATYTHSRNLACFVFTYKGLQALQQKVQGKSLQSHSFLAACVGGWLVFGDNNHINSQINMYLLSRILFALSRLAVEKGLVPEPRRDPFPLFAMLVWGVVLWLFEYHPHTLQPSLQSSMNYLYHDSNIWHDITDFLVYNKPKATSQS, via the exons ATGGCAGGTTCAGATCTGATGAGGACGCTTTTATTCACCGTTAATAATCTGCTGCAGCAGGAGAAACACAGAGCGGCTTTAGCCGTCCTTAAAGGGTTCAGAAACGGAGCCGT ATATGGAGCTAAAATCAGAGCACCCCATGCCCTGGTTATGACATTTCTCTTTAGAAATGGCAG tttgaaggaCAAATTCAAAGCCATTCTGAAAGCCACATACACCCATTCCCGCAATCTGGCGTGCTTTGTGTTCACATATAAAGGACTACAAGCCTTACAGCAGAAGGTTCAAGGGAAGAGTTTACAGTCTCACTCCTTCTTGGCCGCCTGTGTCGGAGGATGGTTAGTGTTTGGAGACAACAACCACATAAACAGCCAG ATCAACATGTACTTGCTGTCCAGGATCCTGTTCGCCTTGTCTCGTCTGGCCGTGGAAAAAGGCCTCGTCCCTGAGCCCAGGAGAGACCCTTTCCCCCTGTTTGCCATGCTGGTTTGGGGCGTCGTCCTGTGGCTGTTTGAGTATCACCCACACACTCTTCAACCATCACTTCAATCATCCATGAACTATCTCTACCATGACAGCAACATATGGCACGACATCACAGACTTCCTGGTTTATAATAAACCAAAGGCTACTTCCCAGAGTTaa
- the tgm5l gene encoding transglutaminase 5, like — translation MKMEDLKIKYVNLEKYENLKKHNTDGFRNSKDLVVRRGAPFRLSLQLEGRTYNPRTDCLRVKVMLGRLYVTLPVSFSKNTSSSARWKAYCEPKDFNPQNPSIFISPPASASVGCYKFYLYVALKNGKWNCVSGNFILLCNPWCSEDAVHIPFEDQREEYVQSDSGLLFMGTATNPISRPWSFDQYEPGVLETCLNLLQVSPLHKKNKRRDYLKRNNPVYISRVVSAMINCEDDCGVLKGNWSKNFKEGVNPSTWTGSGDILKQWAQSAYKPVKYGQCWVFAAVMCTVMRVLGIPCRVVTNFDSAHDTNDNLVIEEYYSETGQKLNHTKDSIWNFHVWVECWMDRRDLGSEMNGWQVLDPTPQHRSKGVYCCGPAPVKAIKKQHIDLVYDIPFVYAEVNADVYAMIVSKGKVLRVHKDTERVGSLICTKAVGFPRPQNITAEYKYVKSHSPALSSRSSTPSDISTLSRDSSSGMSVFLTLDESPVAGAPIRFMVQVINKHRVAKMLKVHLNAQAKEYNHSPSDTFWEEHGVIQLAPSEVKVMKQQIFPAQYEDVVGDDMINLAVVLEDMANEERVLASEEFNIACTELSIEIPDESSVEINKDQTATISFTNPFTQPTSGVLTVTGAGLMRSKMHYRMPTLSPGGVVEQRVTFRPYMVGSRMLQATLSFTNINTTIRGFKMISVES, via the exons ATGAAAATGGAAG atttgaaaataaaatatgtcaaCCTGGAAAAATACGAGAACCTGAAGAAACACAACACCGATGGCTTTAGAAACTCCAAAGATCTGGTGGTGCGTCGAGGAGCTCCGTTCAGGCTGAGCTTGCAGCTGGAGGGTCGAACATATAACCCTCGCACTGACTGTCTCAGGGTCAAGGTCATGCTAG GACGCCTGTATGTGACCTTGCCCGTCTCCTTTTCCAAAAATACTTCCTCCAGCGCTCGTTGGAAGGCCTACTGTGAACCTAAAGACTTCAACCCTCAGAATCCCTCTATCTTCATCTCACCTCCTGCTTCAGCCTCAGTGGGATGCTACAAGTTCTATCTCTACGTTGCCTTGAAGAATGGGAAATGGAACTGTGTTTCGGGAAATTTCATCTTGCTCTGCAACCCCTGGTGTTCTG AGGATGCGGTCCACATTCCATTTGAAGACCAGAGAGAAGAATATGTCCAGAGTGATTCCGGACTGTTGTTCATGGGGACAGCCACCAATCCTATATCAAGACCATGGTCCTTTGATCAG TACGAGCCTGGTGTTTTGGAGACGTGCCTGAACCTGCTACAGGTCAGTCCTCTGCACAAGAAGAACAAAAGGAGAGATTACCTGAAGAGAAACAATCCTGTCTACATTAGCCGGGTTGTGTCTGCGATG ATTAATTGTGAGGATGACTGTGGGGTGCTGAAGGGGAACTGGTCAAAGAACTTCAAAGAAGGAGTCAATCCATCCACGTGGACTGGAAGTGGTGACATACTGAAGCAATGGGCCCAGTCTGCTTACAAGCCAGTCAAGTACGGGCAGTGTTGGGTGTTTGCGGCAGTTATGTGCACAG TGATGAGAGTTCTTGGAATTCCATGTCGTGTCGTCACAAACTTCGACTCGGCTCACGACACCAATGACAACCTTGTGATTGAGGAGTACTACAGCGAAACAGGACAGAAGCTGAACCACACCAAGGACAGCATATG gaacTTCCATGTGTGGGTTGAGTGTTGGATGGATCGTCGTGATCTGGGGAGTGAAATGAACGGATGGCAAGTTCTGGATCCAACTCCTCAGCATAGAAGTAAAG GAGTTTACTGCTGTGGCCCGGCTCCTGTGAAAGCAATCAAGAAACAGCACATTGACCTGGTTTATGACATCCCGTTCGTCTACGCCGAAGTGAACGCAGACGTCTACGCGATGATCGTGAGCAAAGGAAAGGTGCTCCGAGTGcacaaagacacagaaagaGTTGGATCGCTCATCTGCACTAAAGCGGTCGGCTTTCCCAGACCGCAGAACATCACAGCGGAATACAAATATGTCAAAA GCCACAGTCCAGCACTATCTTCGAGAAGTTCCACCCCATCAGATATCTCAACGTTAAGTAGAG ACTCATCAAGTGGAATGTCAGTTTTCCTGACTCTGGATGAATCTCCCGTTGCTGGGGCACCCATTCGCTTTATGGTGCAGGTTATAAACAAACACAGAGTCGCCAAGATGTTGAAGGTTCACCTCAACGCTCAGGCAAAGGAGTACAACCACAGCCCCTCAGACACTTTCTGGGAAGAACATGGAGTCATACAGCTGGCACCATCGGAGG TTAAGGTGATGAAGCAGCAGATCTTCCCAGCCCAGTATGAGGACGTGGTGGGAGACGACATGATTAACCTGGCCGTAGTGTTAGAGGACATGGCCAATGAGGAGCGGGTTCTGGCCTCAGAGGAATTCAACATTGCCTGCACAGAGCTGAGCATCGAG ATTCCAGATGAAAGTTCCGTGGAGATAAACAAAGACCAGACTGCAACAATCTCCTTCACCAACCCATTCACCCAACCTACCAGTGGAGTACTGACTGTAACCGGGGCTGGACTGATGCGCAGCAAAATGCACTACAG GATGCCGACCCTCAGCCCAGGTGGAGTGGTTGAGCAGCGCGTCACATTCAGGCCTTACATGGTTGGATCCCGGATGCTTCAGGCCACCCTGTCCTTTACGAACATCAACACCACCATCAGAGGCTTCAAGATGATCTCTGTAGAGAGCTGA